Below is a genomic region from Glaciihabitans sp. INWT7.
CCTGCAGCTCACCGAGAGCCTGCGGTCGGTGCCGAGCATCTCGCAGGTGAGTCTGTCGATCCAGGGGACGCCGGTGCAGATCGACGATCTCGGTGCGGCGGCGCCGCAGGTCGACATGTCCGTCGACAGCCAGGCTCTGGTGTTGCGCAAGAACGAGTTCGGGTTCTACGCCAACAACCGCGTGGCCGACTTGGCCGGCATCAGCTCGAAGGTCATCGCTCTCACACCGAAGGATGCCACCCTGTCGTCGGACCAGCAGGAGGTCGCTGTGCTCGGCAGCGCGGGGGTCTCGCTCGTGCGCAAGAGCGGCGCCCCCGTCTTGATCGATCCGCGACCCGACCTCATCGCCCCTTCGCTCGACGAGGACGGGTACCTCTGGTCGGTTCCCGCGAGCGCACCCAACTCGATCATCGTCTTCGACTCGAACGGCACTCAGCACAGCATCTCGGCCAAATTGCAGGACGGATCGCAGATGGTCTCCCTCGAGGTCTCCCGCGAGGGCGCGCGAGTGGTGATGCTCCTGTCGACGCCGACCGGCCCGCGGCTCATGGTGGCAGCGATCCTGCGCAACGAGAAGCTGGAGCCCACCGGACTGGGTCCCGCCATCGTGGACGTCTCCCTCGGTAACGGGGTGGCCGTGGACGCGACGTGGGTCGACCAGTGGACAGTCGCGACGCTCATCACCGCCGATGGCGAGTCTCGAGTAGAGCTGTTCGCTATCGGCGGGCAGAAGACCGCCCTCAGTTCGCTGATCCCCTCTCGACAGATCGTGGGCGGAAACAAGGGCAAAGACGGCCTCCGGGTGGTCGGTCGGGACGACTCGGCCATCTACACCTGGGGTGGCAGCAGTTGGCAGTCCTCCAAAGTGCCCGTGGACTTCGTCGCCACGCAGCGTTAGTTCCCTGACTCTCGTCCTCCGGTCTCTCGTCCTCCTGTCTCTCGTCCTCCGGCCTCTCGTCCTTCTGGCTCTCGTCCTCCCCAGGGCTTGCGCTCCTCACCGAGCCCGCGGATAGATCGACGGAGCCCACCACGGGCGGTGAGCACGCAAGACTCGTTCCATGTCATTCGCCCCGGAGCCCTCGTCTGAGCAGGAGCCGGCCACGATGGCGAGTAGGTTGCGGGAGGCGGCCCTCGATGCGCTCGCGGTGCTGCTGCCCGTGTCGTGTGCCGGTTGCGGCGGCGAGGACCGTGCGCTCTGCGCGGCCTGCCGCAGTCAGCTCGCCCCACGGCCATTCCTCCGGTCGCTCGACGACGGCACTCCAGTGTGGTCGGCTCTCGCCTACGACGGAGTGGTTCGCCGGGTCATCCTCGGTTTCAAGGAGCAGGGCAGAACGGATGTCGCGAGGGCGCTGGGAGTGGCACTCGGCGGTGCGGTCGATCGCGCCGTCGCGTGGGACCCCGGCGAGCTGGAGCTCGCGGTGCCTCCCACGAGGCGAGCCTCGTTTCGCCGTCGGGGCTACGACCCGGTGCCCGTGCTCGCCCGCGCGACGGGGCTGCCCCGCCCGGTGCGGGCGCTCGGAAACCTGCACCACCGTGCGAGCCAGAAGACCCTCGACCGGGATCAGCGAGCAGTGAACCTCGCGGGATCGATGATCGCATCCCGAGGTCTCGAAGGCCGACGATTTCTCGTGCTCGACGACGTGCTGACCACCGGCGCAACCCTCGCCGAGGCCACTCGCGCGCTGCGCGCCGGCGGTGCCGAGGTGGTGGCGGCGGCGGTCCTCGCGGCAACTCCCCGACATTCGCTGGGTTTGTCATAAGAGCTTCAGATAAGCAGTGACAGCGATGCATGGCGAGGGCTACGGTGGGGAAAAGAGGCGCGGAATTATCGCCTGGTTCCACTGGGCGTCGTGCCGTCAAGTCAATAGGAACTGGGGAGCGCCATGGAAATTTCCATCAACGGTCGCAACGTAGGGATCACGGATCGATTTCGGTCATACGCAACCGAAAAGGCCGAGAAGATCTCCCACCTCGCAGATAAGGCCCTCGCTTTCGAAGTCAAGGTGAGTCGACACAACGAGAAGAACGGCTCGAGTGGCGACGATCGGGTCGAACTCACCCTCATCGGACCGGGACCGCTCGTGCGGGCGGAGTCCAATGGGTCCGACAAGTACGTGGCTCTCGATCTCGCGCTGGACAAGCTCGTCGAGCGACTGCGACGGGCCAAGGACCGGCACAAGGTGCACCGCGGACAGCACCGGCCGACCTCGCTTCGAGAGGCGACCGCCGGAGGATTCAGTGGCACCGATGTGCGACCGGCCGATGCCGCCGTGATGGAGAAGGTGCGCACCGGTTCCGTCTCCGTGATCGAAGACCCGGATGCGGAAGCCGAGGAGGAGGCCTGGAGCCCGGTGGTCATCCGCAAGAAGGTGTTCGCCCAGGTGCCGATGACCGTGGACGATGCGCTCTACTTCATGGAGCTCGTTGGTCACGACTTCTATCTGTTCATGGATGCCGAGACCGACCGGCCGAGTGTCGTCTACCGACGGAAGGGCTGGGACTACGGGGTCATCGGTCTGGACGATTCCTCCGCCGAGTTGCAGGAGGCATCGGCCGCTTCGCGCAAGAAGCGCGGCTGACCGCGGAGTCCGTTCAGACCGTGGGGTCACCGCTGTCGCGGTGGCCCCACTTCTGGGTCGCCGCACAGCGGGCTCACAGTACGCGCGGATCCGACCGACAGCTATGCCACCGGCTAGTCTTGTTACTATTACGAACTGGTCACAGGCGCCGCTCCGCGGTGCTGTCGTGGCGTATCCCACATTCATCTGGAGTTAGCAGTGGCCAACGTTCTCGAAAAGGTCCTCCGTGTCGGCGAGGGTCGAGTGCTTCGACGGTTGGAGCGATACGCGCAAGCGGTCAACCACCTGGAAGACGACTTCAGTGCCCTCAGTGACGAGGATCTGAAGAACGAGACCGTGGAGTTCCGCGAGCGCTATTCCAACGGCGAGTCGCTCGAGGATCTGCTGCCGGAAGCGTTCGCCGCCGTGCGCGAAGCCGCCAAGCGCACCCTCGGCATGCGCCACTTCGACGTGCAGCTCATGGGTGGCGCGGCACTTCATCTCGGCAACATCGCGGAGATGAAGACCGGCGAGGGCAAGACCCTCGTGGCGACTCTCGCCGCCTACCTCAACGCCATCCCGTCCCGCGGCGTCCACGTGATCACGGTCAACGACTACCTCGCCAGCTACCAGTCCGAGCTCATGGGTCGCATCTTCCGCGCGCTCGGGATGACCACCGGCGTCATCCTGTCCGGCCAGACGCCGCAGGAGCGGGCAGAGCAGTACTCCGCAGACATCACCTACGGCACGAACAACGAGTTCGGATTCGACTACCTGCGAGACAACATGGCCTGGCAGGCCAGCGACATGGTGCAGCGCGGTCACAACTACGCGATCGTCGACGAGGTGGACTCCATCCTCATCGACGAGGCCC
It encodes:
- a CDS encoding LpqB family beta-propeller domain-containing protein, which gives rise to MPERRGRWPRPALLATLLAASMLALSACVSIPDSGPVNAGLSLSEDNSGSNVAFNPEGPERGATQQGILKGFIASFTSATGGYAISKQFLSQAFSTKWDPRQSVLVRSGAPQISPVDDTKLSYSFDTTGTVDGSGAYSQSSQSFTLPFSFVKEGGQWRISAAPDGIVLADQTFERIFRQYPVYFFAPDNQYLVPDIRWYPSGTASTRIVTALLAGPPDWLKGAAFSRFPDGTKLSDASSVVTQVEGVAEVDLSKEALEASARDRQYMYLQLTESLRSVPSISQVSLSIQGTPVQIDDLGAAAPQVDMSVDSQALVLRKNEFGFYANNRVADLAGISSKVIALTPKDATLSSDQQEVAVLGSAGVSLVRKSGAPVLIDPRPDLIAPSLDEDGYLWSVPASAPNSIIVFDSNGTQHSISAKLQDGSQMVSLEVSREGARVVMLLSTPTGPRLMVAAILRNEKLEPTGLGPAIVDVSLGNGVAVDATWVDQWTVATLITADGESRVELFAIGGQKTALSSLIPSRQIVGGNKGKDGLRVVGRDDSAIYTWGGSSWQSSKVPVDFVATQR
- the hpf gene encoding ribosome hibernation-promoting factor, HPF/YfiA family; this encodes MEISINGRNVGITDRFRSYATEKAEKISHLADKALAFEVKVSRHNEKNGSSGDDRVELTLIGPGPLVRAESNGSDKYVALDLALDKLVERLRRAKDRHKVHRGQHRPTSLREATAGGFSGTDVRPADAAVMEKVRTGSVSVIEDPDAEAEEEAWSPVVIRKKVFAQVPMTVDDALYFMELVGHDFYLFMDAETDRPSVVYRRKGWDYGVIGLDDSSAELQEASAASRKKRG
- a CDS encoding ComF family protein, giving the protein MSFAPEPSSEQEPATMASRLREAALDALAVLLPVSCAGCGGEDRALCAACRSQLAPRPFLRSLDDGTPVWSALAYDGVVRRVILGFKEQGRTDVARALGVALGGAVDRAVAWDPGELELAVPPTRRASFRRRGYDPVPVLARATGLPRPVRALGNLHHRASQKTLDRDQRAVNLAGSMIASRGLEGRRFLVLDDVLTTGATLAEATRALRAGGAEVVAAAVLAATPRHSLGLS